A part of Brachybacterium faecium DSM 4810 genomic DNA contains:
- a CDS encoding permease component of ABC-type sugar transporter (PFAM: Binding-protein-dependent transport system inner membrane component) codes for MITRVFGRQPFGLALAAPYVVFLAVVMAYPLASAVWISFYDYVFAAPGMSIDHEFVGLANYRAALSDPRVQQSFVNIAVFLAINVPLTVGLSMVLASALNAITRWTAAFRVAFYVPYVTASVSLIGVWMLLFSEGGIVNSALGPLAPSPSWLVNESLAMPSIALFVTWKQLGFYILLYLAALQAVPQELYESASTDGAGVLQRFKHITIPSLRPTTLIVLILSIIIGANLFTEPYLLTNGGGPDGASSSPVLMIYQKGIQQGNPDVASAIGVLLVIGVGLLSLISARLTKES; via the coding sequence ATGATCACCCGAGTATTCGGCCGTCAGCCGTTCGGGCTGGCCCTCGCAGCCCCCTACGTCGTTTTCCTTGCCGTGGTGATGGCCTACCCCCTGGCCTCCGCGGTATGGATTTCCTTCTACGACTACGTCTTCGCAGCTCCCGGCATGAGCATCGATCACGAGTTCGTGGGGCTGGCGAACTACCGCGCGGCCCTGTCGGATCCGCGGGTCCAGCAGTCGTTTGTGAACATCGCCGTGTTCCTTGCGATCAACGTCCCCCTGACCGTCGGCCTGTCGATGGTTCTCGCTTCCGCGCTGAATGCCATCACGCGATGGACCGCCGCGTTCCGGGTCGCGTTCTATGTCCCCTATGTCACCGCGAGCGTGTCGCTGATCGGCGTGTGGATGCTTCTGTTCTCCGAAGGCGGCATCGTCAACTCTGCCCTCGGTCCGCTCGCCCCGTCTCCTTCCTGGCTCGTCAACGAGTCTCTGGCCATGCCGTCGATCGCACTGTTCGTGACTTGGAAGCAACTCGGCTTCTACATCCTGCTCTACCTCGCGGCGCTCCAGGCAGTACCTCAGGAGCTGTACGAGTCCGCCTCCACTGACGGAGCCGGAGTCCTCCAGCGCTTCAAGCACATCACAATACCCAGCCTCCGCCCGACAACGCTGATCGTGCTGATCCTGTCGATCATCATCGGCGCAAACTTGTTCACAGAGCCCTATCTGCTCACCAACGGTGGAGGGCCCGACGGAGCCTCGAGCTCGCCGGTACTGATGATCTACCAGAAGGGCATCCAGCAGGGCAACCCCGACGTCGCCTCCGCGATCGGCGTTCTCCTGGTGATCGGTGTCGGCCTGCTCTCTCTGATCTCGGCCCGACTGACGAAGGAGTCCTGA
- a CDS encoding ABC-type sugar transport system, periplasmic component (PFAM: Bacterial extracellular solute-binding protein): MTSLHATPARPTRRAVARGMLALAGLAGTGVTSACSRPVVADQAAARESRGPITIWTSNNEQELAWGKAVTEAWNADHPDEAVTLQEVPAGASTEEAITAAIVAGTTPDLLFAVSPAATTDWVRQGGLVNLSSFDGGTEYIEDRVGEVARGYVHEDGAYYQLPWKSNPVMIMYNRELFELAGIDPDDPGMDSYDSFLAGAQKIVDSGASPSAIWPAPTAEFFESWFDYYPLLLAQTGGIRLIEDGSATFASPEGISAGEFWEQIYARGLAPRETSTDNAMAVGSTAMQIAGPWAIASYDGTLDYGIMPVPTPDGAPPEEITTFADAKNASIFTSSQNQLTAWDVLRFATDIDQDRTLLDLTGQMPMRANLLEVLPQFFDENPAYRAFADQSARVADVPNIAGSIDIWQRFRDAYVASAILGKRSVSEEFPSVAHDIDLLVGA; encoded by the coding sequence ATGACGTCCCTCCACGCAACACCCGCGCGACCCACCCGACGCGCCGTCGCCCGTGGCATGCTCGCTCTCGCCGGCCTGGCAGGTACAGGCGTCACCTCCGCCTGCTCCCGGCCTGTCGTCGCGGATCAGGCCGCGGCGCGTGAATCCAGAGGACCCATCACCATCTGGACATCGAACAACGAGCAGGAGCTGGCCTGGGGAAAGGCGGTCACCGAGGCCTGGAACGCAGACCACCCCGATGAGGCGGTCACGCTCCAGGAGGTACCGGCCGGCGCGAGTACAGAGGAGGCGATCACCGCCGCCATCGTCGCTGGCACGACACCCGATCTGCTCTTCGCGGTATCACCGGCGGCGACCACTGACTGGGTACGTCAGGGCGGGCTCGTGAACCTGTCGTCGTTCGATGGCGGCACCGAGTACATCGAGGATCGAGTGGGCGAAGTCGCGCGCGGGTATGTCCATGAGGACGGCGCGTATTACCAGCTGCCTTGGAAGTCGAACCCCGTGATGATCATGTACAACCGGGAACTCTTCGAGTTGGCTGGCATCGACCCTGATGACCCCGGCATGGACTCCTATGACTCCTTCCTCGCCGGAGCACAGAAGATCGTCGATTCGGGCGCCTCCCCCTCGGCGATCTGGCCCGCCCCGACTGCCGAGTTCTTCGAATCCTGGTTCGACTATTATCCGTTGCTGCTCGCGCAGACCGGTGGGATACGGCTCATCGAGGACGGGTCCGCAACCTTCGCCAGCCCCGAGGGCATATCTGCCGGCGAGTTCTGGGAGCAGATCTATGCTCGAGGCCTCGCACCACGGGAGACCTCTACGGACAACGCCATGGCGGTGGGCAGCACCGCGATGCAGATCGCAGGGCCATGGGCGATCGCTTCGTACGACGGCACCCTCGACTACGGGATCATGCCGGTCCCCACCCCGGACGGGGCGCCACCGGAGGAGATCACCACCTTCGCCGATGCCAAGAACGCGTCGATCTTCACCTCCAGCCAGAACCAACTGACGGCCTGGGACGTGCTCCGTTTCGCCACCGACATCGACCAAGATCGCACCTTGCTGGACCTCACCGGTCAGATGCCCATGCGCGCCAACCTACTTGAGGTTCTTCCGCAGTTCTTCGACGAGAACCCGGCCTATCGCGCGTTCGCCGATCAGTCTGCGCGCGTGGCGGACGTCCCGAATATCGCAGGGTCCATCGATATCTGGCAACGGTTCCGCGACGCCTACGTGGCGTCGGCGATCCTCGGCAAGCGCAGCGTCTCGGAGGAGTTCCCCTCTGTCGCCCATGACATCGACCTTCTGGTGGGAGCCTGA
- a CDS encoding amino acid transporter (PFAM: Amino acid permease), with the protein MAGQSPGLKRQLSLLSLIALAAGAVLGGWLAEAPYWFELTGAGAALIFPILAVVLVPIGLAFAELTSMLPYSSSVDVWSSNAMNPTAGWATQWLFFLVQVVEPPLVAFIFVTAAGYFVDVPVPVQPLIAIAIMVLWYVFSNFNIRLTGVLAIVLFVVMVGITVGTSIYYLSSGHWEYSNISDHGGLFPHGMMGAVAAGSALVLKYIGFAMTPTMVQETRFAAKKMVIVILAGLFIPALVYMLATFAIGGLAPHDVIAGLSVPEPQLVDQLGMPAIIGLLAIAAGLLYAFTTLMGFWTSSARVLYGASQLRQLPPWFTRTNRHGQPYIGNLVVLGFGIFFAAFTSTNWVQYTYSLSVVAAGAVYFLGCLSAYRLRSKRPDWERSFRSPVGKPMFVLGMLVSAAITIVGVTLLPANAWPPIIAYIIIGALVPVAMRIYRARVDEDYTPLVLGPDDVGKVD; encoded by the coding sequence ATGGCTGGACAATCCCCCGGACTCAAACGTCAGCTCTCCCTCCTCAGCCTCATCGCCCTCGCGGCCGGTGCGGTGCTCGGCGGCTGGCTCGCCGAGGCACCCTATTGGTTCGAACTCACCGGTGCCGGTGCCGCCCTCATCTTCCCGATCCTCGCGGTGGTCCTGGTCCCCATCGGCCTCGCGTTCGCAGAGCTCACGTCGATGTTGCCGTACTCGTCCTCGGTCGATGTGTGGTCCTCCAACGCCATGAATCCGACGGCAGGCTGGGCGACCCAGTGGCTGTTCTTCCTGGTGCAGGTCGTCGAGCCGCCGCTGGTGGCATTCATCTTCGTCACCGCGGCCGGGTACTTCGTGGATGTGCCGGTCCCGGTGCAGCCGCTGATCGCGATCGCGATCATGGTGCTCTGGTACGTGTTCTCGAACTTCAACATCAGGCTCACCGGAGTGCTCGCGATCGTCCTGTTCGTCGTCATGGTGGGAATCACCGTCGGCACATCGATCTACTACCTCTCCAGCGGCCACTGGGAGTACAGCAACATCTCCGATCACGGTGGGCTCTTCCCCCACGGCATGATGGGTGCGGTCGCCGCCGGCTCCGCGCTCGTGCTGAAATACATCGGTTTCGCGATGACGCCGACGATGGTGCAGGAGACCCGCTTCGCCGCGAAGAAGATGGTCATCGTGATCCTCGCGGGCCTGTTCATCCCGGCCCTCGTGTACATGCTGGCCACCTTCGCGATCGGCGGCCTCGCCCCGCACGACGTCATCGCGGGGCTGAGCGTGCCGGAGCCCCAGCTGGTGGATCAGCTGGGCATGCCCGCGATCATCGGCCTGCTCGCGATCGCTGCGGGGCTGCTGTACGCCTTCACCACCCTGATGGGGTTCTGGACCTCCTCGGCCCGAGTGCTCTACGGCGCCTCCCAGCTGCGTCAGCTGCCGCCCTGGTTCACCCGCACCAACCGCCACGGCCAGCCGTACATCGGCAACCTCGTCGTGCTCGGCTTCGGCATCTTCTTCGCTGCCTTCACCAGCACGAACTGGGTGCAGTACACCTATTCCCTCTCGGTGGTCGCCGCCGGCGCGGTGTACTTCCTGGGATGTCTCTCCGCCTACCGCCTGCGCAGCAAGCGTCCGGACTGGGAGCGCTCGTTCCGCTCCCCCGTCGGGAAGCCGATGTTCGTGCTCGGCATGCTGGTCTCCGCTGCGATCACTATCGTGGGAGTCACCCTGCTGCCCGCTAACGCGTGGCCGCCGATCATCGCCTACATCATCATCGGAGCCCTGGTCCCGGTCGCGATGCGGATCTACCGCGCGCGAGTGGACGAGGACTACACCCCGCTCGTGCTGGGGCCCGACGACGTCGGAAAGGTCGACTGA
- a CDS encoding amidase, Asp-tRNAAsn/Glu-tRNAGln amidotransferase A subunit (PFAM: Amidase): MTTVSLLDAAQRLARAETTSRELTEACLARIEEHDSALRAFITVESDGARRGADEADARRREGQVRGPLDGLPLAVKDNLAVAGRVTTMGSAIYRSHLPAENAGVVDRLDTHGAVRLGATNLHEFALGVTTENPHFGICRNPWDTERTPGGSSGGSAVAVSAGMALGALGSDTSGSIRIPAAACGIVGLKPTYGRVSSYGCYPEAWSLDHVGVLTQTAADAALLLDAISGHDPRVPSSLPLPPTMTAQEMAAEAPLRIGIEEDFFFDRIDPAVEDVVRGTLGAMVEAGAQLVPLTLPSLAEATFALTVIDTAETTAFHDDQFRRRGEEYGEDVRQLVECGTLPSAVDYLHAQQIRSRLKGEFHRAFSEVDVIASPTLPIRTPRVGEATVQVTGESRDRDGELMRLVGPSNLVGIPSASVPCGMVDEMPVGIQFLGPALGEAAVLRAAAVVERLVELPDIRF; this comes from the coding sequence ATGACGACAGTGAGCCTGCTCGACGCCGCACAGCGTCTCGCCCGAGCCGAGACCACATCCCGCGAGCTCACCGAGGCGTGCCTCGCGCGCATCGAGGAGCACGACTCCGCACTCCGCGCCTTCATCACCGTCGAGTCGGACGGGGCACGGCGCGGAGCCGACGAGGCCGATGCCCGCCGGCGAGAAGGACAGGTGCGGGGCCCGCTCGACGGCCTGCCGCTCGCCGTCAAGGACAACCTGGCGGTCGCCGGCCGAGTCACGACGATGGGCTCCGCGATCTATCGCAGCCACCTCCCGGCGGAGAACGCCGGTGTGGTCGACCGGCTCGACACGCACGGCGCCGTACGGCTCGGCGCAACGAATCTGCACGAATTCGCGCTCGGCGTCACCACGGAGAACCCTCATTTCGGCATCTGCCGCAACCCGTGGGATACCGAGCGGACACCGGGCGGCTCGAGCGGCGGGTCCGCCGTCGCCGTCTCCGCCGGGATGGCACTGGGCGCCCTCGGCTCCGACACCTCCGGCTCCATCCGGATCCCCGCAGCGGCCTGCGGCATCGTCGGGCTCAAACCCACCTATGGCCGCGTGAGCAGCTACGGCTGCTACCCGGAGGCGTGGAGCCTGGACCACGTCGGTGTGCTGACCCAGACCGCGGCCGATGCGGCGCTTCTCCTGGATGCGATCAGCGGGCACGACCCCCGTGTCCCGTCGTCGCTGCCGCTGCCACCGACGATGACCGCGCAGGAGATGGCGGCGGAGGCTCCGCTGCGCATCGGGATCGAGGAGGACTTCTTCTTCGACCGCATCGACCCCGCGGTCGAGGACGTGGTGCGCGGAACGCTCGGCGCCATGGTCGAGGCGGGCGCGCAGCTCGTTCCTCTCACACTCCCTTCGCTCGCGGAGGCGACCTTCGCCCTCACCGTGATCGACACCGCCGAGACCACGGCCTTCCACGACGACCAGTTCCGTCGGCGCGGCGAGGAGTACGGCGAGGACGTGCGCCAGCTCGTCGAGTGCGGCACGCTGCCCTCCGCCGTCGACTATCTCCACGCCCAGCAGATCCGCTCCCGTCTGAAGGGCGAGTTCCACCGCGCCTTCTCCGAGGTCGATGTCATCGCCTCCCCGACCCTGCCGATCCGCACCCCGCGCGTCGGCGAGGCCACCGTCCAGGTCACGGGCGAGAGCCGCGACCGGGACGGTGAGCTGATGCGTCTCGTCGGCCCGTCGAACCTCGTCGGCATCCCGTCGGCGTCCGTCCCGTGCGGGATGGTCGATGAGATGCCGGTCGGGATCCAGTTCCTCGGGCCGGCGCTCGGCGAGGCGGCGGTCCTGCGGGCCGCCGCCGTGGTGGAGCGTCTCGTCGAACTGCCCGATATCCGCTTCTAG
- a CDS encoding response regulator containing CheY-like receiver domain and AraC-type DNA-binding domain (PFAM: Cupin domain; Bacterial regulatory helix-turn-helix proteins, AraC family) — protein MTQWPLSDAVEDMPPGLWIRRGAPPPMFSMHRHDDVEINLVLDGQLHYLFGGQPLTIREGEIAVFWAAQPHGLVDSRTGDMCWLHVPFSMFLAWGLPEAQTAPLLSAQPLITHAPDLARRIAHMAERWGEEVGGAEPGGGTGAAGGADGSSRGDDESTEIALLEIQAAMRRVLRASSRANPEAPSDGGGSVPAARLRQVSTMAQYVRDHHRSPVTVADIAASVHLAPSHAMTVFRRTAGVTLGDYVTMCRVAEAQRLLLTTSLKVTEIAEEAGFGSLSSFYEHVSAACGMTPREYRRQRR, from the coding sequence ATGACGCAGTGGCCGCTCAGCGACGCGGTGGAGGACATGCCGCCGGGGCTGTGGATCCGCCGCGGCGCCCCGCCGCCGATGTTCTCGATGCATCGGCACGACGACGTCGAGATCAATCTGGTGCTCGACGGGCAGCTGCACTACCTCTTCGGCGGGCAGCCGCTGACGATCCGTGAGGGCGAGATCGCCGTGTTCTGGGCCGCGCAGCCCCACGGCCTCGTCGACTCCCGCACCGGGGACATGTGCTGGTTGCACGTGCCGTTCAGCATGTTCCTGGCCTGGGGGCTGCCGGAGGCGCAGACCGCTCCCCTGCTCAGCGCCCAGCCGCTCATCACCCACGCCCCGGACCTCGCCCGGCGCATCGCCCACATGGCCGAGCGCTGGGGCGAGGAGGTGGGCGGGGCCGAGCCCGGTGGCGGCACCGGTGCGGCCGGCGGGGCCGACGGGTCGAGCCGTGGCGATGACGAGAGCACCGAGATCGCGCTGCTCGAGATCCAGGCGGCGATGCGCCGAGTGCTGCGCGCCTCCTCCCGCGCGAATCCCGAAGCACCGTCGGACGGCGGCGGCTCCGTGCCTGCCGCCCGGCTGCGGCAGGTCAGCACCATGGCGCAGTACGTGCGGGACCACCACCGCTCCCCCGTCACCGTCGCGGACATCGCCGCCTCCGTGCACCTGGCCCCCTCGCACGCGATGACGGTGTTCCGCCGCACCGCCGGGGTGACCCTCGGCGACTACGTGACCATGTGCCGGGTCGCCGAGGCGCAGCGGCTGCTGCTGACCACCTCGCTGAAGGTCACCGAGATCGCCGAGGAGGCCGGGTTCGGGTCCCTGAGCAGCTTCTACGAGCATGTGAGCGCAGCGTGCGGGATGACGCCGCGGGAGTATCGGCGGCAGCGGCGGTGA
- a CDS encoding predicted glycosylase (PFAM: Domain of unknown function (DUF377)): MISGPRLTPTIPGRSMSTVSLFGGATFPLGPFVPYEHNPILRPKGDSWESANLYNPAALVIDDQVVLLYRAHAEDIVSHIGIAVSDDGYHFEREDAPILSPEHDYERHGCEDPRIAYIEGTYYLTYTGWDRTVAQLCLATSTDLRTWTKHGPLFEDFDTFKTMDPRGHNWSKAGVIVPQQIDGTWWMYFGEGGIYWATSDDLIHWTPGTSDDEPMYSPTPGTFDEALVEIGTSPVLTDDGLLVMLTNGATREVHSDGTVDVDYRCGQIVIDPAEPTKVMARLQEPWLRPQTYEDTHGLVSNVTFVEGLVKFRGRWFAYYGQSDTTLAVAVADPADGFGVGLRADG, from the coding sequence ATGATCTCCGGCCCGCGTCTCACTCCAACTATCCCCGGGAGAAGCATGTCCACTGTGTCCCTGTTCGGCGGCGCCACATTCCCGCTCGGCCCCTTCGTCCCCTACGAGCACAACCCGATCCTGCGCCCCAAGGGCGACTCCTGGGAGTCCGCGAACCTGTACAACCCCGCAGCGCTGGTGATCGATGACCAGGTGGTGCTGCTGTACCGCGCCCACGCGGAGGACATCGTCTCCCACATCGGGATCGCGGTGAGCGATGACGGCTACCACTTCGAGCGCGAGGACGCCCCGATCCTCTCCCCCGAGCACGACTACGAGCGGCACGGCTGCGAGGACCCCCGCATCGCGTACATCGAGGGCACCTACTACCTCACCTACACGGGGTGGGACCGGACGGTGGCGCAGCTGTGCCTGGCCACCTCCACCGACCTGCGCACCTGGACCAAGCACGGCCCCCTCTTCGAGGACTTCGACACCTTCAAGACCATGGACCCCCGCGGCCACAACTGGTCGAAGGCCGGCGTGATCGTGCCCCAGCAGATCGACGGCACGTGGTGGATGTACTTCGGCGAGGGCGGCATCTACTGGGCCACCAGCGACGACCTCATCCACTGGACCCCCGGCACCAGCGATGACGAGCCGATGTACTCCCCCACGCCCGGCACCTTCGACGAAGCCCTGGTGGAGATCGGCACCTCCCCCGTGCTCACCGACGACGGCCTGCTCGTGATGCTCACCAACGGCGCCACGCGCGAGGTCCATTCCGACGGCACCGTCGACGTCGACTACCGGTGCGGCCAGATCGTCATCGACCCCGCAGAGCCGACCAAGGTGATGGCCCGGCTGCAGGAGCCCTGGCTGCGGCCCCAGACCTACGAGGACACCCACGGCCTCGTCTCCAACGTCACCTTCGTCGAGGGGCTCGTGAAGTTCCGCGGCAGATGGTTCGCTTATTACGGGCAGTCCGACACGACGCTCGCCGTCGCTGTCGCGGACCCGGCCGACGGGTTCGGGGTGGGGCTGCGCGCGGACGGGTGA
- a CDS encoding ABC-type sugar transport system, permease component (PFAM: Binding-protein-dependent transport system inner membrane component) produces the protein MSRTVKNAFFYLLLALMALAFFAPFYFMLVGAFQQNPTNTPSDLLPTDGWTLQNFVSINQRISLLRSIANSLVFALGVLAGTLSFGLLAGYALARLQWRGRTSLFVVMLGVQMIPFQLLMIPLYVQVASYYQLGDTHAGMILPFLINTTAVFIFRQFFRALPESIFEAARIDGASELRVLWSVAIPMVKPAIATVVLITFIGPWNEFLWPFLITKDASIQPLAVALANFISNAARAEANPNGVILAGACALALPVVVLFCLFQKHFRPSDLGAGIKG, from the coding sequence ATGAGCCGAACGGTCAAGAATGCCTTCTTCTACCTTTTGCTGGCCCTCATGGCGCTGGCGTTCTTTGCGCCCTTCTACTTCATGCTGGTGGGCGCATTTCAACAGAACCCGACCAACACTCCGAGCGATTTACTTCCCACGGACGGCTGGACGCTGCAGAACTTTGTGAGCATCAACCAGCGCATCTCGTTATTGCGTTCGATCGCCAACTCCCTCGTCTTCGCACTCGGAGTGCTCGCAGGCACCCTGAGCTTTGGGCTGCTGGCGGGGTACGCGCTCGCTCGCCTCCAGTGGCGCGGCCGCACCAGTCTCTTCGTGGTGATGCTGGGCGTGCAGATGATCCCTTTCCAGCTGTTGATGATCCCGCTGTACGTGCAGGTTGCCTCGTACTACCAGCTCGGCGACACCCACGCGGGGATGATTCTGCCCTTCCTGATCAACACCACTGCGGTGTTCATCTTCCGGCAGTTCTTCCGCGCGCTGCCCGAATCGATCTTCGAAGCCGCTCGAATCGATGGAGCGAGCGAGCTGCGCGTGCTGTGGTCCGTGGCGATCCCGATGGTGAAACCCGCGATCGCTACGGTCGTGCTGATCACCTTTATCGGCCCATGGAATGAGTTTCTCTGGCCCTTCCTCATCACGAAGGACGCCTCGATCCAGCCCCTCGCAGTGGCGCTGGCGAACTTCATCTCGAACGCGGCGCGGGCTGAGGCCAACCCCAACGGGGTCATCCTCGCCGGAGCCTGCGCTCTTGCCCTTCCGGTGGTGGTCCTCTTCTGCCTGTTCCAGAAACATTTTCGCCCCTCAGACCTCGGCGCCGGCATCAAGGGATGA
- a CDS encoding esterase/lipase (PFAM: alpha/beta hydrolase fold) has protein sequence MDIEQVDPALRTATQRLPVPDLSRPLTRTALRIATRLMPVPRTGSVAVRTVRADGMRLRIYWPRVRHSDAALLWIHGGGLLFGDARQDEALCARTARELGIVIVSANYRFAPEHPFPAAHEDVHAAWQWMLAHTAELRIAADRIAIGGESAGGGLAAGLVQRLHDEDGTQPCAQWLFAPMLDDRTAADASLDALDHWVWNNRANRVGWGAYLPGRSGTAQVPASAAPARRTDLTGLPPTYLAVGDIELFLQENTEYARRLAQAGVPVELDVVPGAPHGFENWARTSAPAQALLGRARAWLAGALG, from the coding sequence ATGGACATCGAGCAGGTCGACCCCGCGCTGCGCACAGCGACCCAGAGGCTGCCGGTGCCGGACCTCTCCCGGCCGCTGACGCGCACCGCCCTGCGGATCGCCACCCGGCTCATGCCCGTGCCCCGCACGGGCTCCGTCGCGGTGAGGACCGTGCGGGCAGACGGGATGCGGCTGCGGATCTACTGGCCGAGGGTCCGTCACTCCGACGCCGCCCTGCTGTGGATCCACGGCGGCGGGCTGCTGTTCGGGGATGCCCGACAGGACGAGGCGCTGTGCGCCCGGACCGCGCGCGAGCTCGGGATCGTGATCGTCTCGGCGAACTACCGCTTCGCCCCCGAGCACCCCTTCCCCGCCGCGCACGAGGACGTGCATGCCGCGTGGCAGTGGATGCTCGCGCACACCGCGGAGCTCCGCATCGCCGCGGACAGGATCGCGATCGGCGGTGAGAGCGCCGGCGGAGGCCTCGCCGCGGGGCTGGTCCAGCGCCTGCACGACGAGGACGGGACGCAGCCATGCGCGCAGTGGCTCTTCGCGCCCATGCTCGATGACCGCACCGCTGCCGACGCATCGCTCGACGCGCTCGACCACTGGGTGTGGAACAACCGGGCGAACCGCGTGGGCTGGGGTGCGTACCTCCCTGGCCGGAGCGGCACCGCACAGGTGCCGGCCTCTGCGGCCCCGGCCCGGCGCACCGATCTCACCGGCCTGCCGCCCACCTACCTCGCCGTCGGCGACATCGAGCTGTTCCTGCAGGAGAACACCGAGTACGCGCGGCGGCTCGCGCAGGCCGGGGTCCCGGTGGAGCTCGACGTGGTCCCCGGGGCGCCGCACGGCTTCGAGAACTGGGCGCGGACGAGCGCGCCGGCGCAGGCGCTGCTGGGGCGGGCGCGGGCGTGGCTGGCGGGGGCGCTGGGCTGA
- a CDS encoding transcriptional regulator (PFAM: Bacterial regulatory proteins, lacI family; Periplasmic binding proteins and sugar binding domain of the LacI family) yields MSSSRRATIGDVARRAGVSKATVSLAYSGKRPVSEATRQRIFEAAEDLEWTASESARALAMSRTATIGLVLARSPEVISTDPFFPRFIAGCESVLAEAGMGLLLSVVATEEDETAIYRRYATGRVDGVILLDVQTGDRRPALMRELGLPAVLLAPSPAAAGLDDAGFDNVGDKSEDEVETTAFPVVLAENAPAIRDLVSLLVEAGHRRIAHVSGPLRYVHATERRNAFEAAMLEHGLDPSLVVDGDFTAASGRSRTLELLDREPRPTAIVYANDVMAIAGLSLARSRGLLIPEQLSLTGFDDSDLAAHLSPGLSSVSTRADEVGATTARTLLATLAGVAVPITRVDGPTVIARGSIGPPSDLD; encoded by the coding sequence ATGTCGTCATCGCGGAGAGCGACGATCGGCGACGTCGCGCGCCGCGCCGGCGTCTCCAAGGCCACTGTCTCCCTGGCTTACTCAGGCAAGCGCCCAGTCTCCGAGGCGACCCGTCAGCGGATCTTCGAGGCCGCGGAGGATCTCGAGTGGACGGCCAGTGAGAGCGCCCGCGCCCTGGCAATGTCGCGCACCGCCACGATCGGTCTGGTGCTTGCGCGCAGCCCAGAGGTCATCTCCACTGACCCCTTCTTCCCGCGTTTCATCGCTGGCTGCGAATCCGTGCTCGCCGAGGCCGGCATGGGGCTGCTGCTCAGCGTTGTCGCCACCGAAGAAGACGAAACCGCCATCTACCGGAGGTATGCCACCGGACGTGTGGACGGCGTGATCCTGCTGGACGTGCAGACGGGGGATCGTCGGCCCGCACTCATGCGCGAGCTGGGACTTCCGGCCGTGCTGCTCGCCCCCTCGCCGGCAGCCGCAGGGCTCGACGACGCGGGCTTCGACAATGTCGGAGACAAGAGCGAGGATGAGGTCGAGACCACCGCCTTCCCCGTCGTGCTCGCCGAGAACGCCCCTGCGATCCGGGATCTCGTGAGCCTTCTCGTCGAGGCCGGACACCGCCGAATCGCTCACGTCTCCGGCCCTTTGCGATATGTCCACGCGACTGAGCGGCGAAACGCGTTCGAGGCTGCGATGCTTGAGCATGGGCTGGATCCGTCGCTGGTCGTCGACGGTGACTTCACGGCCGCTTCAGGTCGGAGTCGCACCCTCGAGCTGCTAGACCGCGAGCCGAGACCCACCGCGATCGTCTACGCAAACGATGTCATGGCCATTGCCGGTCTGTCCCTTGCCCGAAGCCGTGGCCTGCTCATTCCCGAGCAGCTCTCCCTCACGGGCTTCGACGACTCCGACCTCGCAGCCCACCTCTCCCCTGGTTTGTCCAGTGTTTCCACCCGAGCAGACGAGGTCGGCGCCACCACCGCGCGCACCCTTCTCGCCACGCTGGCAGGGGTCGCAGTCCCCATAACACGCGTCGACGGCCCGACGGTTATCGCCCGAGGCAGCATCGGCCCACCGTCCGATCTCGACTGA